One genomic region from Podarcis raffonei isolate rPodRaf1 chromosome 16, rPodRaf1.pri, whole genome shotgun sequence encodes:
- the LOC128404134 gene encoding uncharacterized protein LOC128404134 isoform X2: MQKRTHLFPCPSVCSSAAVQHPSPRGKYWRKQEQGLDPSDLPPAVPRALCPPLCTLRCGEVLPSQGTDSLTFAFQLLEDEQRYILGVIESCQAAELRGLRSLKCSKEEMAHKILDILGPLEHFRDCPLTLALALEALLQLSTMRPKFTSDMISAILHRMLEAVLSGAKEEEEEEKRDELKRHYRLLLGSLLMEAPNPGTLLQLLSDLRGYALGESGEVQQLAASSISLLLAIARKYPKLRMTVVRPELACFRRKPKEDDIIIEDL, encoded by the exons ATGCAAAAGAGGACTCACCTCTTCCCATGTCCTTCTGTTTGCAGTTCTGCTGCGGTTCAGCATCCCAGCCCCAGGGGTAAGTATTGGAGAAAACAAGAGCAGGGACTGGATCCCTCAGACCTGCCCCCCGCTGTCCCCCGGGCTCTTTGCCCCCCACTCTGCACTCTCAGATGTGGAGAAGTCCTCCCCTCACAaggaactgacagcctgacttttgcaTTTCAGCTGCTGGAGGATGAACAGCGCTACATCCTGGGGGTCATTGAGAGCTGCCAGGCAGCGGAGCTCAGGGGGCTCCGATCCCTGAAGTGCTCCAAGGAGGAGATGGCCCATAAAATTCTG GACATCTTGGGGCCCTTGGAGCACTTCAGGGATTGCCCCCTGACTCTGGCCCTTGCCTTGGAGGCCCTCCTCCAGCTAAG CACGATGAGGCCCAAATTCACCTCCGACATGATCAGTGCCATCCTGCACAGGATGTTGGAGGCCGTGTTGAGTGgggccaaggaggaggaggaggaggagaagagagat GAACTGAAGAGGCACTACCGGCTTCTGCTGGGCAGTCTTCTTATGGAAGCACCCAACCCTGGCACCCTCCTCCAACTTCTCAGT GACCTCAGAGGATACGccctgggggaaagtggggaggtTCAACAACTTGCGGCCAGCAGCATCTCTTTGCTGCTGGCCATTGCCAGGAAGTACCCCAAACTCAGA aTGACAGTCGTTCGGCCGGAACTGGCTTGCTTCCGCCGGAAGCCAAAAGAAG ATGACATCATCATTGAAGATCTATAG
- the LOC128404134 gene encoding uncharacterized protein LOC128404134 isoform X1: MQKRTHLFPCPSVCSSAAVQHPSPRGKYWRKQEQGLDPSDLPPAVPRALCPPLCTLRCGEVLPSQGTDSLTFAFQLLEDEQRYILGVIESCQAAELRGLRSLKCSKEEMAHKILDILGPLEHFRDCPLTLALALEALLQLSTMRPKFTSDMISAILHRMLEAVLSGAKEEEEEEKRDELKRHYRLLLGSLLMEAPNPGTLLQLLSDLRGYALGESGEVQQLAASSISLLLAIARKYPKLRMTVVRPELACFRRKPKEGKPHTLETAPFD; the protein is encoded by the exons ATGCAAAAGAGGACTCACCTCTTCCCATGTCCTTCTGTTTGCAGTTCTGCTGCGGTTCAGCATCCCAGCCCCAGGGGTAAGTATTGGAGAAAACAAGAGCAGGGACTGGATCCCTCAGACCTGCCCCCCGCTGTCCCCCGGGCTCTTTGCCCCCCACTCTGCACTCTCAGATGTGGAGAAGTCCTCCCCTCACAaggaactgacagcctgacttttgcaTTTCAGCTGCTGGAGGATGAACAGCGCTACATCCTGGGGGTCATTGAGAGCTGCCAGGCAGCGGAGCTCAGGGGGCTCCGATCCCTGAAGTGCTCCAAGGAGGAGATGGCCCATAAAATTCTG GACATCTTGGGGCCCTTGGAGCACTTCAGGGATTGCCCCCTGACTCTGGCCCTTGCCTTGGAGGCCCTCCTCCAGCTAAG CACGATGAGGCCCAAATTCACCTCCGACATGATCAGTGCCATCCTGCACAGGATGTTGGAGGCCGTGTTGAGTGgggccaaggaggaggaggaggaggagaagagagat GAACTGAAGAGGCACTACCGGCTTCTGCTGGGCAGTCTTCTTATGGAAGCACCCAACCCTGGCACCCTCCTCCAACTTCTCAGT GACCTCAGAGGATACGccctgggggaaagtggggaggtTCAACAACTTGCGGCCAGCAGCATCTCTTTGCTGCTGGCCATTGCCAGGAAGTACCCCAAACTCAGA aTGACAGTCGTTCGGCCGGAACTGGCTTGCTTCCGCCGGAAGCCAAAAGAAGGTAAGCCCCACACCTTGGAGACAGCGCCCTTTGACTAA
- the LOC128404134 gene encoding uncharacterized protein LOC128404134 isoform X3: MAHKILDILGPLEHFRDCPLTLALALEALLQLSTMRPKFTSDMISAILHRMLEAVLSGAKEEEEEEKRDELKRHYRLLLGSLLMEAPNPGTLLQLLSDLRGYALGESGEVQQLAASSISLLLAIARKYPKLRMTVVRPELACFRRKPKEGKPHTLETAPFD; the protein is encoded by the exons ATGGCCCATAAAATTCTG GACATCTTGGGGCCCTTGGAGCACTTCAGGGATTGCCCCCTGACTCTGGCCCTTGCCTTGGAGGCCCTCCTCCAGCTAAG CACGATGAGGCCCAAATTCACCTCCGACATGATCAGTGCCATCCTGCACAGGATGTTGGAGGCCGTGTTGAGTGgggccaaggaggaggaggaggaggagaagagagat GAACTGAAGAGGCACTACCGGCTTCTGCTGGGCAGTCTTCTTATGGAAGCACCCAACCCTGGCACCCTCCTCCAACTTCTCAGT GACCTCAGAGGATACGccctgggggaaagtggggaggtTCAACAACTTGCGGCCAGCAGCATCTCTTTGCTGCTGGCCATTGCCAGGAAGTACCCCAAACTCAGA aTGACAGTCGTTCGGCCGGAACTGGCTTGCTTCCGCCGGAAGCCAAAAGAAGGTAAGCCCCACACCTTGGAGACAGCGCCCTTTGACTAA